The following proteins come from a genomic window of Triticum aestivum cultivar Chinese Spring chromosome 6A, IWGSC CS RefSeq v2.1, whole genome shotgun sequence:
- the LOC123127953 gene encoding hippocampus abundant transcript 1 protein: MKDLAGLGHLFVVAFLFHFSSFMVLPAITDVTMEAVCPGRDECSVAIYLSGFQNAITGLGALVVTPIVGNLSDKYGRKALMTLPVTVAILPLFILACNRSEVYFYAYYVMKILAGIFCEGSIHCLSLAYVADHVGTKRRAAAFGLLSGVSAAGFLSGTLTARFLTTSSTFQVAAAVGAAGAIYLRAFVPDSGAAVSFHDDACDPLLQGSSCSSAASSSASSDEELSPRLPPYKGVLPSPSDMVALLTGSLTLSTAAMITFFYSLGEHGLQTALLYYLKAQFGYSKDEFANLMLIAGAAGMISQLTVMPIFAPIVGEEMLLIVGLLGGCTHVFLYGIAWSYWVPYFAAAFIILSAFVHPSIRTNVSKSVGSNEQGIAQGCISGISSFASILAPLVFTPLTAWFLSETTPFNFKGFSIMVAGFCTLIAFVISIRMRAARCGVSEKVSLVQHEQA, encoded by the exons ATGAAGGACTTGGCGGGGCTGGGGCACTTGTTCGTGGTGGCATTCctcttccacttctcctccttcaTGGTGCTCCCGGCGATCACCGACGTGACCATGGAGGCCGTCTGCCCCGGCCGCGACGAGTGCTCCGTCGCCATCTACCTCAGCGGCTTCCAGAACGCC ATCACGGGGCTGGGGGCTCTGGTGGTGACTCCGATCGTCGGGAATTTGTCGGACAAGTACGGCCGGAAGGCGCTGATGACGCTGCCGGTGACCGTCGCCATTTTGCCTCTCT TTATATTGGCGTGCAACCGATCGGAGGTGTACTTCTACGCGTACTACGTGATGAAGATCCTCGCCGGGATCTTCTGCGAGGGCAGCATCCACTGCCTCTCGCTTGCTTACGTG GCGGACCACGTAGGGACCaagaggcgggcggcggcgttcgggctCCTCTCAGGCGTGTCGGCGGCCGGCTTCCTCTCGGGGACCCTCACCGCGCGGTTCCTCACCACCTCCTCCACCTTCCAGGTCGCCGCGGCCGTCGGTGCAGCGGGAGCCATCTACCTCAGGGCGTTCGTCCCGGATTCCGGCGCCGCTGTCTCCTTCCATGACGATGCCTGCGATCCCCTGCTCCAAGGCTCGTCCTGCTCCTCTGCGGCTTCGTCTTCCGCTTCCTCCGACGAAGAGCTGTCGCCAAGGCTTCCGCCCTACAAGGGCGTGCTGCCGTCGCCGTCCGACATGGTCGCGCTTCTCACTGGCAG TTTGACCTTGTCAACGGCAGCAATGATTACTTTCTTTTACAGTCTCGGTGAACACGGACTTCAGACTGCATTACTG TACTACCTCAAAGCGCAGTTTGGTTACAGCAAAGACGAGTTTGCTAATCTAATGCTGATTGCCGGTGCTGCGGGAATGATCTCACAG TTAACAGTAATGCCAATATTTGCTCCAATCGTTGGTGAGGAGATGCTACTTATTGTTGGGCTGTTAGGAGGATGCACTCAT GTTTTCCTATATGGCATCGCATGGTCGTACTGG GTACCAtattttgctgcagcgtttataatTTTGAGTGCTTTTGTTCACCCATCT ATAAGGACCAATGTGTCAAAAAGTGTTGGATCAAATGAGCAG GGAATTGCTCAAGGTTGTATATCTGGAATTAGTTCTTTTGCCAGCATATTAGCTCCACTTGTCTTTACTCCCTTGACAG CATGGTTCCTTTCAGAAACAACACCATTCAACTTCAAAGGCTTCAGCATTATGGTTGCTGGTTTTTGTACG CTCATTGCCTTTGTCATCAGCATTAGGATGCGCGCAGCGAGATGTGGAGTTAGCGAGAAAGTGAGCCTTGTGCAGCATGAGCAAGCATGA